The following are from one region of the Juglans regia cultivar Chandler chromosome 10, Walnut 2.0, whole genome shotgun sequence genome:
- the LOC108986216 gene encoding uncharacterized protein LOC108986216 has protein sequence MKMGRRSKGIAFCVLCISLCLRIVQGYKESETMRTLKLEQGDSHEVHCSRERSQAAWKIIEEYLKPFVEKERYQISRRCRLHPDNDLYRDQEQHKIHVDLNEWQCGYCRKRFYTEKYLDRHFDNRHYDLLNTSHSRCLADVCGALHCDLVMDSMPRKTKCNPAAAARNHHLCESLADSCFPVNQGPSASHLHEFFLRQFCDAHACTGGQKPFSRGHRKTRSIFYLSISILTLVLLPLFYIFIYMHQRGIKGGTVELKRISKSVRKKKPS, from the exons ATGAAAATGGGTAGGCGGTCGAAAGGGATCGCGTTTTGCGTTCTCTGCATCTCGCTTTGTTTACGGATAGTTCAG GGTTATAAAGAATCTGAAACCATGCG AACTCTTAAGCTGGAGCAGGGAGATTCTCATGAGGTGCATTGTTCAAGAGAAAGGAGCCAGGCAGCATGGAAGATAATTGAGGAG TATCTAAAGCCCTTTGTGGAGAAGGAACGATATCAGATTTCAAGAAGGTGTAGGCTTCACCCAGACAACGACCTTTACAGAGATCAGGAACAGCACAAGATCCACGTTGATTTAAATGAATGGCAATGTGGATACTGTAGGAAAAGGTTTTATACGGAGAAATACCTTGATCGGCATTTTGACAATAGGCACTATGACTTGCTGAATACG AGTCACAGCAGGTGCTTGGCAGATGTATGTGGTGCATTGCATTGTGACCTTGTGATGGATTCCATGCCTCGCAAAACTAAGTGCAATCCTGCTGCTGCTGCAAGGAATCATCATCTGTGTGAG AGTCTTGCTGATAGTTGTTTTCCAGTCAATCAGGGTCCCTCAGCAAGCCATCTTCACg AATTTTTCTTGCGACAATTCTGTGATGCTCACGCTTGCACTGGAGGTCAGAAACCCTTCTCTAGAGGGCACAGG AAGACTAGGAGTATATTCTACCTCTCTATTTCCATTTTGACTCTGGTGCTGTTGCCGCTTTTCTATATCTTCATTTATATGCACCAGAG GGGAATAAAAGGGGGGACAGTAGAGCTGAAGCGCATCTCAAAAAGTGTGAGAAAGAAAAAGCCCTCTTAG
- the LOC108986220 gene encoding myb-related protein 315, translating into MGRQPCCDKVGLKRGPWTIEEDHKLINFILNNGIHCWRMVPRLAGLLRCGKSCRLRWINYLRPDLKRGGFTEAEENEIIQLHSRLGNRWSKIAAHFPGRTDNEIKNHWNTRIKKRLKLLGLDPVTHKPIEKKGNSGDKNETALESNSPKGREDSMEVNFMDNYNYSKKDSLGTEEKRDKVELNLEETNDLLNNYDICWGSLDFGSWMNQETNTNTTYSPSFSLENSSNPSVGESSSLQEWVGRVDSLLSWDGFSYLEQNIFFL; encoded by the exons ATGGGAAGGCAACCTTGTTGTGATAAGGTTGGATTGAAGCGAGGCCCTTGGACAATTGAGGAAGATCACAAGCTCATTAACTTCATCCTCAACAATGGCATCCATTGCTGGAGAATGGTTCCTAGGCTTGCAG GATTGCTACGATGTGGGAAAAGTTGCAGATTAAGATGGATTAATTATCTAAGGCCAGATCTTAAGAGAGGCGGATTCACAGAAGCAGAAGAGAATGAAATCATTCAACTTCATTCACGTCTTGGTAACAG GTGGTCTAAGATTGCTGCACATTTTCCCGGCCGCACAGACAATGAAATCAAGAACCACTGGAATACGCGAATCAAGAAGAGGTTAAAGCTCCTTGGATTAGACCCTGTGACTCACAAGCCAattgagaaaaaaggaaatagtGGTGACAAAAATGAGACAGCATTAGAATCAAATTCACCAAAAGGACGAGAGGATAGCATGGAGGTTAATTTCAtggataattataattatagtaagaAGGATTCTCTGGGAACAGAGGAGAAAAGGGATAAAGTGGAATTAAACTTGGAGGAAACTAATGATCTGCTAAACAATTATGATATTTGCTGGGGTAGCTTGGATTTTGGATCATGGATGAACCAAGAAACGAACACTAATACTACCTATAgtccttcattttctttggaAAACTCCAGCAACCCCTCTGTGGGTGAATCCTCCTCTCTACAAGAATGGGTTGGACGTGTGGATTCCTTACTGTCATGGGATGGCTTCAGTTATCTAGAACAGAACATTTTCTTCTTGTAA
- the LOC108986212 gene encoding uncharacterized protein LOC108986212 — MANSLMNRTLNSLRKNPKLLTAVSSQPYTRLFSSSIATAHDSPSDDPSSSFSFSFDVPEDGDNKCNNIKRDGDDSIYLKASSSKAEMASTVTMPMSFMTGSIVGRKFYNDVKIREADDGIGWTVMLDYRTLKAPSKRPLKLPTLPLAKAIAAEWQYQQTDGIRPFTMPLMKLACTALDRVPLTRAKIIENLMKKFNQDLVFCRAPEDNDLTRGVYECQVQKIDPLLDWVESEFGFKPVVYSSFFGGKQEDGLIKAIDNLLKKTDDCELAAIDAIASAAHSLIIAVGISNGKLQIEEAIELIRLEEDLQVDRWGLVEGGHDVDVADLRVQISSAAVFLGLSRRT, encoded by the exons ATGGCCAATTCGCTGATGAACCGAACCCTCAACTCACTCAGAAAAAACCCCAAACTTCTCACAGCAGTTTCGTCACAACCCTACACGCGTCTTTTCAGCTCGTCTATCGCCACCGCCCATGACTCCCCATCCGACGACCCTTCTTCATCcttctcattttcatttgaCGTCCCAGAAGACGGTGATAATAAATGCAACAACATCAAAAGAGACGGCGATGACAGCATTTACCTCAAGGCGTCGAGCTCGAAGGCTGAAATGGCGTCGACTGTGACAATGCCGATGTCGTTCATGACGGGGTCCATAGTGGGTAGGAAGTTCTACAACGACGTGAAGATAAGAGAGGCCGATGATGGGATTGGGTGGACGGTGATGCTTGATTATCGGACTCTTAAGGCGCCCTCCAAGAGGCCCCTCAAGCTCCCTACTCTGCCTCTTGCTAAGGCCATTGCTGCTGAGTGGCAATACCAG CAAACGGATGGGATCAGACCCTTCACAATGCCTCTAATGAAACTTGCTTGTACTGCACTGGATAGAGTGCCTCTTACGCGAGCAAAGATTATTGAgaatttgatgaagaaatttaaTCAAGATTTGGTCTTTTGTCGAGCTCCAGAAGATAATGATCTGACACGTGGCGTATATG AATGTCAAGTGCAGAAAATTGATCCTTTACTTGATTGGGTAGAGTCCGAATTTGGCTTTAAGCCTGTCGTCTACTCCAGCTTTTTTGGCGGAAAGCAGGAAGATGGTCTCATAAAGGCCATAGATAACCTTCTAAAGAAAACAGATGACTGTGAATTGGCAGCAATTGATGCTATCGCATCTGCAGCACATTCTTTGATTATTGCAGTTGGGATCTCTAATGGGAAATTGCAGATTGAGGAGGCAATTGAATTGATTAGACTTGAAGAAGATTTGCAG GTGGACAGGTGGGGTCTTGTCGAAGGCGGACATGATGTGGATGTTGCTGATCTGAGGGTACAAATCTCATCAGCTGCTGTATTCCTTGGTCTTTCTCGCAGGACATAA
- the LOC108986229 gene encoding protein FAR1-RELATED SEQUENCE 5-like produces MGQASQSPKSSFVEQILVVNGDEREYQSPNGSSVDKSQVVIDSEHDFETPSVSSFDKSQGEIDGEASLTPDDSSVNKFDMEVVGEFECQSPDSVSVDVSGVGINVKGENDEYVAPKVGMEFESEEDAYKCYSIYAVIEGFSIRKDFVNKSRISGAVVSRRYTCYRQGYRPAKHTGNMRKSSRQETRTGCLAHMTIARQPNGKFRVTHFETKHNHEFVTPSTAHMLPSQKRLDFVQAVEADLANHPGMDVVPKLGMGFDSEDHAYKFYNTYAGQIGFSVRKDYVNRSKIDGAVASRRFTCFREGFRQKDKRDSNVKRPRKETRIGCLAQLVISRQPDGKYRVTHFEEKHNHELVAACRVRMLRSQKRLAVAQVTDDNLVSGSKIQPKSAIELLCRTVGDCKDLGYDPIDYKSKLPFRRMREMKEGEAERIRLYFQSKHLKNPSFFYAIQLDADGQIANVFWADAKMVVDYSDFGDVVCFDTTCRLYRDCRLFASFIGVNHHKQMVIFGAALLYDVTVESFKWLFQTFIQAMSGKKPKTFLTDDEATMTEAVGSVLPETHHRMCAWHVYQNGLKQLSDLFVGSGSFVNDLSCCFFDHEEEEDFINAWKAMLDAYGLWENEWLCEIFECREKWAVAYGRHNFCADIKSALLRENFTANLKKYLKSDLDVLPFLKHLGKVVNDWHYKELEANYDMSQRMPRLMGDVILLKQARDTYTPEIFELFQLEYETCLNILVNQCTENGSLFEYKLSIYGQLREYTVTFNSADENVSCNCMKFEFMGVLCSHALKVLDYRNIKLLPTKYILKRWTKDARV; encoded by the coding sequence ATGGGGCAGGCATCTCAGAGCCCCAAATCTTCCTTTGTTGAACAGATTCTGGTGGTTAATGGTGATGAGCGTGAGTATCAAAGTCCAAATGGCTCTTCTGTTGACAAGAGTCAGGTGGTTATTGATAGTGAGCATGATTTTGAGACCCCAAGTGTTTCTTCTTTTGACAAGAGTCAAGGGGAAATTGATGGTGAGGCCAGTCTGACCCCAGATGACTCCTCTGTTAACAAGTTTGATATGGAAGTTGTTGGCGAGTTTGAGTGTCAGAGCCCAGATTCTGTATCTGTTGATGTATCAGGAGTTGGTATTAATGTAAAAGGTGAGAATGATGAATATGTGGCACCAAAAGTTGGCATGGAGTTTGAATCAGAAGAGGATGCATACAAGTGTTACAGTATATATGCTGTTATAGAAGGTTTCAGCATTCGAAAAGATTTTGTAAACAAAAGTAGGATAAGTGGTGCAGTGGTATCCAGAAGGTACACTTGTTATAGACAAGGTTATCGGCCCGCCAAACATACTGGAAACATGAGGAAATCCTCCCGGCAGGAAACAAGAACTGGTTGCTTGGCCCATATGACCATTGCCCGTCAACCCAATGGCAAGTTTCGTGTCACtcattttgaaacaaaacacaatcatgaGTTTGTAACGCCATCTACAGCTCATATGTTACCATCACAAAAGAGATTAGATTTTGTTCAAGCAGTTGAAGCTGACTTAGCCAATCATCCTGGAATGGATGTCGTACCAAAACTTGGGATGGGATTTGATTCAGAAGATCATGCATACAAGTTTTACAACACATATGCTGGACAGATAGGGTTCAGCGTCCGGAAAGATTATGTGAATAGGAGTAAGATAGACGGTGCTGTGGCATCTAGACGGTTTACTTGTTTTAGAGAAGGTTTTCGACAGAAAGACAAACGGGATTCAAATGTGAAGAGACCTCGAAAGGAAACAAGAATCGGCTGTTTGGCACAACTGGTTATCTCTCGTCAGCCTGATGGTAAATATCGTGTCACTCACTTTGAAGAAAAGCACAATCATGAGCTTGTGGCTGCATGTAGAGTTCGCATGTTGCGATCACAAAAGAGACTGGCCGTAGCTCAAGTCACGGATGACAATTTAGTTTCTGGTTCTAAGATTCAGCCAAAATCAGCCATTGAATTGCTATGTAGGACAGTTGGAGATTGCAAGGATCTTGGTTATGATCCCATtgattataaaagtaaactgcCTTTCCGACGTATGAGGGAGATGAAAGAGGGAGAAGCAGAAAGGATACGACTCTATTTTCAAAgcaaacatttaaaaaacccttctttcttttatgcCATCCAACTGGATGCTGATGGTCAAATAGCTAATGTATTTTGGGCTGATGCAAAGATGGTGGTGGACTACAGTGACTTTGGTGATGTGGTTTGCTTTGATACAACTTGCAGATTATACAGAGATTGCCGACTTTTTGCATCTTTCATTGGGGTTAATCATCATAAGCAAATGGTGATCTTTGGTGCTGCGCTTTTATATGATGTAACTGTTGAATCTTTCAAGTGGCTGTTTCAAACTTTCATTCAAGCAATGTCTGGAAAGAAGCCAAAGACTTTCCTCACAGATGATGAGGCAACAATGACTGAAGCAGTTGGTTCAGTATTGCCTGAAACGCATCATCGAATGTGTGCATGGCATGTGTACCAAAATGGGCTTAAACAACTGAGCGACTTGTTTGTGGGCTCAGGATCTTTCGTCAATGATTTAAGCTGTTGCTTTTTTGACCACGAGGAAGAGGAGGATTTCATTAATGCATGGAAGGCCATGCTAGACGCATATGGTCTTTGGGAAAACGAGTGGTTGTGTGAGATATTTGAATGTAGAGAGAAATGGGCTGTAGCATATGGAAGGCATAACTTTTGTGCTGACATCAAAAGTGCACTACTTCGTGAAAATTTTACTGCCAACTTAAAGAAATATCTGAAGTCTGACTTAGATGTGCTTCCATTTCTCAAACATCTTGGAAAGGTGGTGAATGATTGGCACTACAAAGAATTAGAAGCTAATTATGATATGAGCCAACGAATGCCAAGACTAATGGGGGATGTGATTCTGTTGAAGCAGGCAAGGGATACTTACACGCCagaaatttttgaattgttCCAGCTAGAATATGAAACATGCCTCAATATTCTCGTCAACCAATGCACTGAGAATGGGTCATTGTTTGAGTACAAACTCAGCATATATGGACAACTGCGAGAGTACACAGTTACTTTTAATTCTGCTGATGAGAATGTTTCCTGCAATTGTATGAAATTCGAGTTTATGGGAGTTTTGTGCAGCCATGCATTAAAAGTGCTCGATTATAGAAATATAAAGCTGCTCCCGACCAAATACATCTTGAAGAGATGGACAAAAGATGCAAGAGTCTGA
- the LOC108986219 gene encoding putative E3 ubiquitin-protein ligase RING1a — protein MASEDPKPSPKDPENPDENGQNVDGIFSPRFKSVAAMAGWDEETLLIASLVVEDTPDRESKYKKRSDSQFKTPPTNSRRKRRYQRRSPISIPASVLDLDEEETARKESEKSKSEIKASVNDEKKIGAKESPEQNTLVSRSSSVLPCIDKLKEELSCAICLEICFEPSTTPCGHSFCKKCLRSAADKCGKRCPKCRQLISNGRSCTVNTVLWNTIQLLFPQEVEARKAAGALNGRETVCQSPETAFYDNLNQSTRASGISIRDTNARRRRGIILSQDEDVAASSALRSQRGVEGQNQIPERGVHRDVRNLSTRPSRVSSRDTRVTRRRGIPSQDEDAALALRLQREEFLEVFSGADAQPSRPLYSARANLRAMASRAVNLRIIGRHL, from the exons ATGGCGAGCGAAGATCCCAAACCAAGTCCAAAAGACCCAGAAAATCCAGATGAAAATGGTCAAAACGTGGACGGTATATTCAGCCCCAGATTCAAATCTGTGGCTGCCATGGCCGGTTGGGATGAAGAGACCCTTCTGATTGCAAGCCTTGTTGTCGAAGACACCCCCGATCGAGAGTCTAAGTACAAGAAACGCTCGGATTCCCAGTTCAAGaccccacccacaaattcaAGAAG AAAACGCAGGTATCAGAGAAGAAGTCCAATTTCAATCCCAGCGTCCGTTCTTGATCTAGATGAAGAAGAAACTGCAAGAAAAG AGAGTGAGAAAAGTAAGTCCGAAATAAAAGCTTCTGtaaatgatgaaaagaaaatcGGAGCAAAGGAATCACCTGAACAGAACACTCTTGTTTCACGCTCAAGTTCAGTTCTTCCTTGCATTGATAAGCTTAAAGAAGAGTTATCTTGCGCA ATCTGTTTAGAGATTTGCTTCGAACCAAGTACCACTCCTTGTGGACACAG CTTTTGTAAGAAATGTTTGAGATCCGCTGCAGACAAATGCGGTAAAAGGTGCCCAAAATGCAGGCAATTGATAAG CAATGGAAGATCTTGCACCGTGAACACGGTTCTTTGGAACACAATACAACTTCTCTTTCCACAAGAGGTAGAagcaaggaaggcagcaggtgCCTTGAATGGTCGAGAAACCGTGTGTCAAAGCCCAGAAACAGCCTTTTATGATAACCTGAATCAAAGTACAAGAGCATCAGGTATATCAATCAGAGATACGAATgccagaagaagaagagggattATATTGAGCCAAGATGAGGATGTTGCTGCATCATCTGCTCTAAGATCACAGAGAGGAGTCGAGGGTCAAAATCAAATCCCCGAAAGAGGGGTTCATAGAGATGTGAGGAACCTGAGTACTCGACCATCCAGGGTTTCAAGTAGAGATACAAGGGTGACACGAAGAAGAGGGATACCGAGCCAAGATGAGGATGCGGCATTAGCACTAAGGTTGCAGAGAGAAGAGTTCCTGGAGGTGTTTAGCGGAGCTGATGCTCAACCTAGCAGACCTCTTTACTCGGCCAGAGCAAACCTTAGAGCAATGGCATCTAGAGCGGTTAACCTTCGAATTATAGGCCGGCATCTGTAG
- the LOC108986232 gene encoding probable carboxylesterase 11, whose protein sequence is MPSVAVKLYSVFFKFLLKHRLQNRIQSPPDESSPFGVTSRPDETVAAAKPFFTDGVATKDIHIDPFTSLSIRIFLPDSALYPPETDSKPHHHPPRPKPRLPRTKPPGSDSDPDSGSSSPPLESSNSPYHSRRNSYGPPNIPSNPKEDSRRNSCNGPADGTDGLNLISSSVGGVYRGYSPSPESRRKLPVMLQFHGGGWVSGSNDSVANDFFCRRIAKLCDVIVVAVGYRLAPENRYPAAFEDGLKVLNWLGKQANLAECSKSMGNARGSGAGGGRGGEFKKSQIVDTFGASMVEPWLAAHADPSRCVLLGVSCGANIADYVARKAVEAGRLVDPVKVVARVLMYPFFIGSVPTHSEIKLANSYFYDKAMCILAWKLFLPEEEFNLDHPAANPLIPGRGPPLRLMPPTLTVVAELDWMRDRAIAYSEELRKVNVDAPVLEYKDAVHEFATLDMLLKTPQAQACAEDIAIWVKKYISLRGHEFSY, encoded by the exons ATGCCAAGCGTAGCTGTGAAGCTCTATAGCGTCTTCTTCAAGTTCCTCTTGAAGCACCGGTTGCAGAATCGGATCCAGTCACCGCCCGACGAATCCAGCCCCTTCGGTGTAACCTCCCGTCCTGATGAGACCGTCGCCGCCGCCAAACCTTTCTTCACCGACGGTGTCGCCACCAAGGACATCCACATAGACCCCTTCACTTCCCTCTCAATACGGATATTCCTCCCTGATTCCGCTTTATACCCACCCGAAACAGACTCCAAACCCCACCACCACCCTCCCAGACCCAAACCCCGTCTCCCAAGAACCAAACCACCCGGATCCGATTCCGATCCAGATTCCGGATCCAGTTCCCCCCCACTTGAGTCCTCCAATTCTCCCTATCATTCTCGCCGGAACAGCTACGGCCCTCCCAACATCCCCAGCAACCCTAAGGAAGATTCTAGAAGGAATAGCTGCAACGGTCCCGCCGATGGCACGGACGGTTTGAATTTGATATCGAGTTCTGTGGGAGGAGTCTACAGAGGGTACTCTCCGTCGCCGGAGAGTCGCCGAAAACTGCCGGTGATGTTGCAATTTCACGGTGGCGGATGGGTCAGTGGGAGCAATGACTCTGTGGCCAACGATTTTTTTTGCCGAAGAATCGCAAAGCTATGCGACGTGATCGTTGTGGCGGTGGGCTACCGGCTTGCGCCTGAGAATCGCTACCCGGCTGCGTTTGAAGATGGACTGAAGGTATTGAATTGGCTGGGGAAGCAGGCAAATTTGGCTGAGTGTAGTAAGTCGATGGGGAATGCGCGTGGCAGTGGTGCCGGCGGCGGCAGAGGCGGCGAGTTTAAGAAGTCTCAGATTGTGGACACTTTCGGGGCGTCAATGGTGGAGCCATGGTTGGCAGCGCACGCAGATCCATCGAG ATGTGTTCTCCTTGGTGTGAGCTGCGGTGCAAACATCGCTGATTATGTTGCTCGGAAAGCTGTTGAGGCAGGCAGGCTTGTTGATCCTGTCAAAGTGGTGGCTCGGGTTTTAATGTACCCATTCTTCATTGGAAGTGTCCCCACGCATTCTGAGATAAAGTTAGCAAATTCCTATTTCTATGACAAGGCAATGTGCATACTTGCGTGGAAACTATTCTTACCAGAGGAGGAGTTTAATCTTGACCACCCAGCTGCCAACCCTCTTATCCCAGGACGGGGGCCTCCTTTAAGGCTCATGCCTCCAACGTTGACAGTGGTGGCAGAACTTGATTGGATGAGAGATCGGGCCATTGCTTACTCAGAGGAGCTTCGGAAGGTAAATGTAGATGCTCCCGTTCTCGAGTACAAGGATGCAGTTCATGAATTTGCGACCCTTGACATGCTTCTCAAGACTCCACAGGCTCAGGCATGTGCCGAGGACATTGCCATCTGGGTCAAGAAGTACATTTCACTTCGAGGTCACGAGTTCTCTTATTAA
- the LOC108986230 gene encoding protein WVD2-like 7, whose product MGDSACLMQPFSYTSGIPNGANEGNPIHALGQSISFGRFMSESLAWDKWSTFSHNRYVEEAERYSRPGSVAQKKAFFEAHYKKIAAQKAAALLEQANAASKNEPAEEGGVNNVSTHDSEMASPISNEVADQQHEVKAPYAGVYSNVNDNVYSSNVDKDKVESRIVDKADLVPENKVILTNHLEVAQSSHLWDVDNQRTTGTDLEGTHQMEKPLLKSSSSNQDSLSSMGKEKPSLSSLESVIHDRAIKVPPSPAKHTAPIFSKKDHNATPMSMKSSVYSADKKRSTPKSHHKSATFTPLREINRSSSKVIRKIESSKVGASSSKASKDCSTPLRTPTTVSKNEAQRHPSATPRSEARRATTPLDPSASRSIKVSQKWPLLPTVTKMQSPILSTPFSFRTEERAARRKKKLEDKFNANDAQKLLLQTKRKEKAETEIRKLRQSLCFKARPLPNFYKERKEQQDEIQKVSLTHLQSPKLGRRHTRIMVESTSPLPPQRPSIKRNGSKHVHGRKDCRTQTHSFTPQL is encoded by the exons ATGGGAGACTCAGCTTGTCTCATGCAACCGTTCTCCTACACTTCTGGAATTCCTAATGGAGCCAATGAG GGAAACCCCATTCATGCTCTGGGGCAGTCAATCTCATTTGGGAGGTTCATGTCAGAGTCCTTAGCTTGGGACAAATGGTCTACCTTCTCTCACAACCGCTATGTTGAAGAGGCGGAGAGGTACTCCCGGCCTGGCTCGGTAGCTCAGAAGAAAGCTTTCTTTGAAGctcattacaagaaaatcgCTGCTCAAAAGGCTGCAGCCTTGCTTGAACAAGCAAATGCTGCATCAAAGAATGAACCAGCTGAAGAAGGTGGAGTTAATAATGTTAGTACCCATGATTCGGAGATGGCGAGTCCAATTTCCAACGAGGTTGCTGACCAACAACATGAGGTCAAGGCTCCATATGCCGGGGTGTATTCCAATGTCAATGACAATGTGTATAGTTCAAACGTTGACAAGGATAAAGTTGAAAGTAGAATTGTGGATAAAGCTGATCTTGTACCTGAAAACAAAGTTATTTTGACCAATCACTTAGAAGTTGCACAATCAAGCCACCTTTGGGATGTTGATAATCAAAGGACAACTGGAACAGATCTTGAAGGAACACACCAAATGGAGAAACCTCTATTGAAG AGTTCAAGCTCAAATCAAGATTCTTTGTCATCGATGGGCAAGGAAAAACCATCACTTTCTTCCTTAGAGTCAGTGATTCATGATAGAGCAATCAAGGTCCCACCTTCACCTGCCAAACACACGGCTcctatattttccaaaaaggatcATAATGCTACTCCCATGAGTATGAAGTCCTCAGTATACTCCGCAGATAAGAAGAGATCAACTCCAAAATCACATCATAAGTCAGCCACTTTCACTCCACTCAGAGAAATTAATAGGTCATCGTCCAAAGTTATCCGGAAGATTGAAAGTTCAAAAGTTGGTGCTAGTTCTTCCAAGGCATCTAAAGACTGCTCGACTCCTTTGAGGACCCCGACTACG GTATCTAAGAATGAGGCACAAAGGCATCCTTCAGCTACCCCTAGGTCAGAGGCCAGAAG GGCCACAACACCGCTTGATCCCTCAGCCTCTAGAAGTATAAAAGTCAGCCAAAAATGGCCCTTGCTCCCTACTGT AACCAAAATGCAGTCCCCAATTTTATCCACCCCTTTCAGCTTCAGGACGGAGGAAAGAGCTGCAAGAAGAAAGAAG AAGCTAGAAGACAAATTCAATGCTAATGATGCACAAAAATTGCTGCTGCAGACAAAACGCAAG GAGAAAGCAGAAACAGAAATTAGAAAACTGCGCCAAAGCCTTTGCTTCAAAGCCAGGCCACTGCCTAATTTTTATAAGGAAAGAAAAGAGCAACAGGATGAGATACAGAAG GTTTCATTGACACATCTGCAGTCACCCAAGCTAGGAAGAAGGCACACCCGCATCATGGTAGAGAGCACATCCCCTCTACCTCCTCAGAGGCCTTCAATCAAAAGAAATGGCTCCAAGCATGTTCATGGAAGAAAGGATTGTCGAACTCAAACTCATTCATTCACTCCACAACTGTAG